From Bradyrhizobium erythrophlei:
CTCGGGGCTTGCGAGATAGGCCACTAGCCCAGCGATCTCTTCAGGCTTACCCATGCGTCCGAGGGGCACCAGTGGCTTCACCATCTCGGCGTAAGCAGCTGTCATGTCTGTTTCGGTGGGTCCGGGCTGGACGTTATTGACGGTAATCCCGCGCGGCGCGAGATCGATAGCGATGCCCCGCACCAGCGAGGCAACAGCGCCCTTTGTCATCGAGTAAACGCTTGCTCCCGGGAATGCAGTTCGAACAGCCGTATTGCTGCCGATTGTGATAATCCGTCCGCCTTCCCTGAGATGGGGGCACGATGCCTGGATCGCGACGAAGACGCCACGCACATTCGTCGCCATCATACAATCGAAGTCGGCAAGATCATACTTGTCCACCGTGCCGCGTATTAAGATCCCGGCATTGACGACCAGAATGTCCAGATGGCCAAAGCGTGCGATCGTCTGTGCCACCGCATCCACGACGGCTTTTGGATCGGCGCTGTCGGCTTTGATCGCGATCACGGGCTGGCCATGCGCTTCCGCCGCGCGGGCGGTTTCAGACGCCTTCTCCGCCGAGTTGGCGTAGGTCAGCGCAACCGACGCGCCGTTCGCAGCAAGTCGCCTCACGATCGCCGCACCAATGCCCCGAGAGCCCCCAACAACAAGGGCGACCTTATCGATTAGCGTAGGTTCGTTATACATATGCTCTCTCCGTTATTGACTAATAAGTCCAAAAGTGTCCAGGCCTATGCTCGCAGCACCGCCGCGAAACTACTGATTTCTCAAACTTGCGATCGCAAAGGCGGCCGTGTCGCGCAGAGATTGAAGAGAAGCTCCTGCCTTTGCTGCGACCTGGAGTCCGAACATCGTTGTTTCCACGAAGCGCGCGGCACGCTCGATATGGACATTCGCTCCGATTTCGTTTGCCGCTTGCGCGTGCCGTAGCCGCTCGATCAGAGCCTTGTGCTGCGGGCCACCGCTCTTGGCGCGCAGTGCTGCCAGGTCGGTGTCAGTGTTTCCGAATTCGCAGATGGAGCCGACACCCATGCAGCCCCTCTCGCGCGTGGATTTATCTGAAGCAATGATGCCGATAACAAGCGCTTCAACGCCGGCCAGCGGCGAAGCGGTCGATCGCAGTCGCCTGATGTTCTCGGCAACGCTCTCTCGCTGATATCTCTCAAGCGCTTCCAGATAAAGGCGGTGTTTGTCGCCAAACGTGTCGTACATGCTCTGCCGGCCGATATTCATTGCACGCAGCAGATCGTCCGTAGAAGTTGCAGCATAGCCCTTTCGCCAGAAAACGGACATCGCCCGTTGCACGGCTGCATCGCGGTCAAATTCCCTCGGCCTTGCCATGGCCGTGATTAGCCAATTTGGACTGATCTGTCAATAACGGCGCATCCGGCAATGGAAGCATTCTAACGGCTGTTGTTGTGAAGGGTTTCGGATGCCGGCCGCATGATGGACGGCACCGCGAGTTCGGCGGCCGGCGTCCGAAAGCCTTGTGTGTACCGAAAACCTTATCCGAGTTGATGACGTGATGGAATCGCATAAGCTGGCGGAATGATCGGGCTGCTCTGTTACGTTCTGGCCGTCCTAGCCTTTCCATTCAAGTCGAAGTTGCGGCTTGAAGCTGAGAACGCGGTGCTTCGACATCAGTTGAATGTCTTGAGGCGTAGGCTGCATGGTCGTGTCCGACTCACGAACAATGATCGCTGGTTCTTTATCCAGCTGTATCACTGGTTTCCATCAATCCTGAAGGTTCTCACAATCATCCGGCCCGAGACGCTCGTGCGTTGGCACAGGGCCGGCTTTCGCTGCTACTGGCGTTGGAAGTCGCGCCCACAGGGAGGGCGACCGCAGATCGAAACGGAGCTGCGCGTATTGATCCGGCGGATGAGCGTCGAAAATCCGCTTTGGGGTGCGCCACGCATCCACGGCGAACTGCTCAAGCTCGGGTTTGAGATCGCGCAGTCGAGCGTCGCCAAGTACATGGTCAAACGACGGGGACCACCCAGCCAGGGATGGCGAACCTTCTTGCGTAACCACGCGCCGGACATTGCCGCCATGGACCTGTTCGTTGTTCCAACTATCGGTTTCGACCTGCTCTATGCCTTCGTCATCGTCCGGCTCGACCGCAGAGACCTTGTCTGGATCAACGTCACGACGAATCCCACGTCAGAATGGGTCGCACGTCAAATAACGGAGGCGTTTCCTTGGAACGAGGCTCCGCGCTACATGATCCGGGACCGCGATCGGATCTATGATGCCGTCGTCACACGCCGACAGCGTGCCATGGGTATCCGGGACAAGCCTACCGCACCAGCCTCGCCCTGGCAGAACGGCTTTGCCGAACGGCTGATCGGATCGATCCGGCGTGAGTGTCTCGATCATGTTATCATCCGGGGCGAAGCGCATTTGCGTCGGATTCTAAAATCCTATGCCGACTACTACAACGGCGTCAGAACGCATCGGTCACTGAACAAAGATGCGCCGGTCTCTCGCCCGCTTCAGCTGACTGGAATCATTCGTTCACATCCGATACTCGGCGGGCTTCATCACCATTACGTCCGGGTTTGAGGTTTCGG
This genomic window contains:
- a CDS encoding TetR/AcrR family transcriptional regulator; amino-acid sequence: MSVFWRKGYAATSTDDLLRAMNIGRQSMYDTFGDKHRLYLEALERYQRESVAENIRRLRSTASPLAGVEALVIGIIASDKSTRERGCMGVGSICEFGNTDTDLAALRAKSGGPQHKALIERLRHAQAANEIGANVHIERAARFVETTMFGLQVAAKAGASLQSLRDTAAFAIASLRNQ
- a CDS encoding 3-oxoacyl-ACP reductase family protein; the protein is MYNEPTLIDKVALVVGGSRGIGAAIVRRLAANGASVALTYANSAEKASETARAAEAHGQPVIAIKADSADPKAVVDAVAQTIARFGHLDILVVNAGILIRGTVDKYDLADFDCMMATNVRGVFVAIQASCPHLREGGRIITIGSNTAVRTAFPGASVYSMTKGAVASLVRGIAIDLAPRGITVNNVQPGPTETDMTAAYAEMVKPLVPLGRMGKPEEIAGLVAYLASPEAGFITGSSQTIDGGYVA
- a CDS encoding integrase core domain-containing protein, which gives rise to MIGLLCYVLAVLAFPFKSKLRLEAENAVLRHQLNVLRRRLHGRVRLTNNDRWFFIQLYHWFPSILKVLTIIRPETLVRWHRAGFRCYWRWKSRPQGGRPQIETELRVLIRRMSVENPLWGAPRIHGELLKLGFEIAQSSVAKYMVKRRGPPSQGWRTFLRNHAPDIAAMDLFVVPTIGFDLLYAFVIVRLDRRDLVWINVTTNPTSEWVARQITEAFPWNEAPRYMIRDRDRIYDAVVTRRQRAMGIRDKPTAPASPWQNGFAERLIGSIRRECLDHVIIRGEAHLRRILKSYADYYNGVRTHRSLNKDAPVSRPLQLTGIIRSHPILGGLHHHYVRV